The sequence TAATGAATTATCTTGCTTCTATAAACAAAGAAGGGAAAACGATCATCTTAGTCACCCATGATAAATCACTTAAAAAATATGCAAACCGGGTTATAACTATGAGAGATGGAGAGATAAGTGAACATAGATGATAGCAGATATTTTTTTGATGAGCCTTGATGCTTTAAGATCACATAAGATTCGAACTTTCCTAACTCTAATTGGTGTCATAATTGGTATAGGCTCTGTTATTATAGTTACAACTGCTGGGTCCTCTGTACGGGTTTTTATTGAAGAGCAGTGGAACATTTTTAATCCAACAGGTATGGTTATTGGTATAGGTACAGATAGTGACCCACCGCAGATATCCTTTCGTGAGATTGGTTTTACAGATCATGACATTGATGAATTGAAGAAACTACCCTACATAAAAGAGGTTGTCCCTATTGGTTTCCTCCCGTTGAAGGCTATTAAAATAAGGGAAGGTTTTCTTAATTGGCAGTCAAAGGCAGGTGGTACCATGTATGCTACTACACCTGGTCTACTTGATATAATGGGTATGGAAATCGAAGAGGGGAGGATGTTCCAGAATAAGAAAAGCGAGATAGTTATGAGCAGAAGTATGACCAAGCTTTTTGGTGTAAATAAAGAGTTGAAGGTTGGGGATACTTTATACATACAGAGATTAGATGGAAAACTTATTAAAACAACGTTGGTAGGAATCCTAAGGGAGAGCGAAACCTCCAATGTAATGAGTCAAGTAACCTCTCTATCGATAGCTGGTCCTGTGGATCCATACTATACATCATATTTTGGTTCTAATGTTGGGGGTATCATCAAACGTGTTACAGCCTATGGGATTTTATACGCAGGTGCTACAGATAAAGAACATGTTGATGACGCAAAAGAGCAGATTCTAGGTTATTTGAATACTAAATCTGATGCTATTAACTATAAGGATAAAAACTCTGATTTTGTGGTCATAACACAGCAGTATATTATATCAAAAGTGGATCAGATAATGAACGTTATGAGTATGCTTATAACCTCAATCGCACTGGTTTCACTATTGGTAGGCGGAATAGGTATCGCTAATATCATGTTTGCAACTGTTACCGAACGAACAAGGGAGATTGGTACCATGATGGCCATAGGAGCTAAACGTAGGGACATTATGACCTTGTTTTTGTACCAATCAGCGATGATAGGCTTATTTGGTGGTGTACTTGGAGTAGTATTAGGTGCTAGTGGTGGAGCATTCATAGTCCAGATTCTCAATCAATATATGGTAGAGTTCGGAGGAAGATTTAGCTCAGGTAATATCCCTTTGACTTATTCTATCCAATGGTTTTTGATAGCGGTGTTTTTTGGTGTTATGATAGGCATAATAGCAGGTGTTCTTCCAGCTAGGAAAGCTGCTAAGATGGATCCTGTTGTTGCACTTAGATACTCGTAATCATATGTTTTTATGACAAACTACAAAAAATATTACGAGTCTTTCCTTTTTGAGCTAATCATATAAAATTATGGGTCAGTGGTCTGTGGTTATTATCAATAAAACACTAGCTTAATGTTTATCAAGTTTTTTGTCAGCAATTTTTTTTTTCACATTAACTAAAATCTTCTCTTTTAGGCTTACCAAAAATTATTTTTTTGTGTATGGATATAAAAAAATATTAAAAGATGTAGGAAAAAGTATGGTAGTCATAAAAGTGATGATGAACAAAGCAGTTACATTGGGTAAGACAGGAAGAATTGTAAAAACCAACTCTCTTCATTCTAAAATTTTTTATTTTCTTAAGTTAAAGCCTCTTTTTCAAAATTTATCAAAAATATTTTACGCTCTAATTCATTACTTTAATTTATGGAGGAAAATAAATGATTTATAAAAAATTACTAGTTTTGTTTTTAGTGTGCTCTATATCAACTCCTTTTGTTTATCTAAAATCAAGTAGTCAAATAACTCTTCTTCCAGATTTATCTGTTGAAAGCATAGATCCAGCACCCTCCAGTCCTGTTGTCTATGACAATGTTACAATAAAGATATTGATTAAAAACAAAGGCAAGTCAAATTCGCCAATTGTTCACGGTCGTTTATATGTAGATAGTACAGTATGAAAGAACAAACGATGGAATATGGCATTTATGGGGTTATGAAATAGCAACTGGTTTAAAAAAAGAAATCGACACAACCTTGGTGTCACATGAGGATATAAAATTACTGTTTCTGCAAGCTGATAACAGGTTTTACTCTAGTAAAAATAACGATGGATACATGGACTACCCAACTGGGCGAGTATATGGATTAACAACTTCAAACCTCTCAGCATATGTTGCATCAGATATATTCTTTGATAATATGGAAAAAAATAAACATATACTTGCTATTATACGAGGTTGGAGCGAAAGTGATAGCAGGGAGTTTTTAGAAAACTTTGCATCAGCATTTTGGACTGATGATATCAAAAATGAGTTTAACAATAACCCTTTTTATGCAACTTATAGTGAAGTACAAACAAATAGAAACACAATTCTAAGCTGTTTCTGGAGATATTATGTTACGATTTTTGTAGATCATGGAAATCAATATTGCCTAAGTGGTTTGGTCGATTCCTCGGAACTCAACGATGCCTATTTTGAAAAACCAACGTTTTTACTAGATAGAGCATGTTCAACTGCAGGTTATCATCTAATAGGTGATAAACAATGGTCGCTCTCCACACATGTATTACGAGCAGGTGCCATGTCTTTTCTTGGGGCTATAGATATTAGCAGTGGACATGAAATGTTTGATGAACTACTTAACAATGCCTTTCTAAATGATCACACAACAATAGCAGAAGCATTCAAAGAGGGTAAAAACAATGATCCCAGTTGTTATTATGATGTCTATACACTATTTGGTGATCCAACTATTAAACCGAGGTGGTGGAGTTGAAAAAAACAATACTTGCTATAATTTTATTTGCCACATTTTTAATGGTTGTTCAACCAGTTTATGCCCATATATTTAGATTAAGCTCAAACAAAACAATCTATAATTTACAAGATGAGATAATAATAAATCTAGAAGTTAAAAACACTATGAGCATAGAAAAAACTATGGAGATTTATATAACTATAGAGGAAGAAAACAACAGATATCCACCTCAAGCATGGTACTACCCTATTACGCTTTCACCAGATGAAACAAGGAATTTAACAGTTTATAGAACAAATGTTTCTGATTATTTGGTAAATGGTGAATACGTTGTATACGCTCAACTGATGGAGGATGGTTTCGCACTTTATGAAGATGAAGTTAGATTTACCATAACTGGTTTACCAGAAACTATGAATGTAGATTTACTAGTTTCAAATGATAGCAAATTTAGATTTACAAAAGATGTTTTTTTAGTTGATGAAATTGTATACATAGGTTATAGCTCATCTGTTGAAGATGTAGAAATTAATTGCATGATAACTTATCCAAATAACTCTTTTAAAACCGTAACTCTTCCATATAGCTTTACTTCAAATGAGGTTGGGTTATACTCTCTTTCTATTATTGCGAGAAAAGAAGGCTATAGAAATTTTACAAAAAGTATGCAGTTTGCGGTTATAGAAAAACCATCTTTTGTTTCCAAAGAAGAACAAAAAGAACAAATCCCTGTATCTTACATTTTCTTAATTTTAATAATTATAATAATTGCTTTAGCATTTTTTGTAATTAAAAAAAGATTAAAAAAGAAATAAATACAGTAAATTACTAAAATAGTATTTACCTTTCCTTTCTACATTTGGGCCAGTGGTCTAGTGGTTATGACGTCGCGCTTACAACGCGGAGATCGCCGGTTCAATTCCGGCCTGGCCCATTTCCACCAAATAAAAAAAGTTGGGGGAAGAAAGATGAGTGAAAAAATATTGTTCTCCTTAGAAAACTGCGTGAAATGTATGCAAGTAAAGGAGCTTATAAAAGATAGAGATGACATAAAAATAGTTACATTCCCGCATAATATAGATGATTGGCGTGAAGAAGATTTTAATAATGCAAAATCACATGGCGTGTTTGAGGATTTACAAGTAACAGCACCTGTTCTATGGGTTGATGGTAAAAAATTTGTTGGATACCTAAAAATCAGAAAATGGTTGCAGGATAACTAAAATGGATGAAATTGAAGAAATAAGAAGAAAGAAACTAGAAGAATATGCTAATAGATATATGAAAGGAGAATTGAATATGGAAAGAAATTGGCCTAATACACCGTTACGTGTAACAGACGCAGATATTACTCAAACCATTAAAAAATATAAGATGATTGTTGTGGATTGCTGGGCACCGTGGTGCGGTCCCTGCCGTATGATTAGTCCAGTTATTGAGGAGCTCGCTAAGGAGATGCATGGTAAGGTTGTTTTTGGTAAACTCAATGTTGATGAAAACCAGATGACCTCTATGAAATATAATATTATGAGTATCCCTACGCTCCTAGTTTTTAAGGATGGTAATCTTGTTGACAGAATTGTTGGTGCGATGCCTAAAGATGCGCTGAAACAGAAAATTGATAGTTACCTATGAATAAACAGTACATTGTTGTATTTTTAGTAGGTGATTATCATTAAAAACTTTGAGAAGTTGGCATTTTTTATCTCAATTGTTTTGCTGTTATCTGTTTTTTCTGGTTGTATTGGATCAGATGAGGATGTTGGTGAAGATTTTGTTTTCACTAGTCTTAATGGTGAAATAAAACATCTTAGAGATTATCGTGGAAAGGTTGTAGTGCTTGATCTTATGAGAGTTATCGGGTGTGATCCTTGTCTATATCAATTTCTCGAACTTAAAAAAATATCAGAAAATTATAGCAATAGCGATGTAGTTATATTATCAATAGATGTAAATATCTATGAATCTGCTAAAGATATACAAACAATGATAGATAAATTTAAACAACAATTGAATATCGAACTAGATTGGGTTTTTGGCATGGACAATGGAATCATTTGGGAAAAATACCATATAAACGAACCTGGTGGTGTACCAACGTTGTATATATTTGATAAGAATGGAAAGATTTATTATTCAAACGAGGGTTACGAGCCGTACTCAAAACTTTCATCAAAAATAGATGAATTACTTAAAAAAGATTAATGGGGAGATAAGAACATATGAAAAACGGAAAAAATATTGTGGTATTTATTGCATTAGTTGTAATGAGTTTCTTTTTGACTGATATCGGAGTTGCAGTTGCTCCAACGATTGGGGAGGTTGTAATTAATCCAGAGAGACCAGAACATGGATCTGATGTCACTTTTTCTGTTGATATTGCTGGTGATAATGTATCGTCTGTATGGCTTGTATTTAAGGAGTGCAAAGAAAATCTATGTTATAAAAATAAAAATATTTCAATGACTAAATCTGGGGATAGATACGAAGCAAATGTTACACTTGAAAATGAAGATGCAACATATATTACTTACCATATAGAAGTTAATAGTAATGGAGAATGGTTTCACTCAGAAAGTGTAAATCTAACTCTTGCAGAAAAAACAGATGGAAATCAAAATGGTAATAATAACGGAAATACCGACAAAGGTACGCCGGGATTCGAATTAGTGCTGTTTGTAGTGGCGGTTGGGCTTGCTACATTATTGTTGAGAAAAAAGAGATTAAGATGAAATTTCAGATAAAACGACTGGTTTCTCAGATCATCCTATCTATTTCAGCTAATCTAGGAGCTTTTGGGTTGAAAACAGGTTTCTGCTACCCTTTTTTTTATTGTAATGCTTGTCCTGCTAGTATATCTGCTTGTCCTCTTAGGGCTATGGAGAAAAGCGTTTATGATCATAGTTTTACTTGGAAGCTTCTTGTTTATCCTCTTTTGATTCTTGGTACGGTTGGTATTCTCACTGGTAGGGCGGTATGTGGTTGGGCATGCCCAATTGGTTTTCTTCAAAGGGGAACTGCTCATGTCGCTCGTAAACTTAAGAGACATAAACTGGTTAATAAAATAGGTCAGCTTAAAATTGAGAAATATTTTAGGTACACGAAATATTTTGTTCTGTTTGGTCTTGTTTTCTTGACGTCTTATTTCTTGTTATTCATGTTCACTGATATTTGTCCTGTTGGATTTCTGACTGGAACTATACCTATACTTGTTCTTAATCCAGGTAAATTTGTCCCTAACACCTTCTTTTGGGTAGCATTTGTGATTTTTGTATTGTTCCTCATTCTAATCCTTTTCGTTGAACGTGGTTGGTGTAAATATTTTTGTCCTGTGGGTGCTATTTTAGCTCCGTTTAATAAAATAAGTTTTTTACACGTTGCAGTAAAAAATAGAGGAGATTGTATTCAATGTAATCTTTGTTCTAGGGTATGCCCGATGGGGATAGATGTACCAAATATGAACAGGGATCCGGAGTGCGTACTCTGTGGGAAATGTATTAATGCTTGTTCAAAAAGACTAATTAAGTTTGAGAGGATTTAAAATGAAAAAATTGTTTGTGCTAAAGATCACTGCGTTGGCTGTATCTTCTATTTTATTTGTTGGTATGCTTGCTTATACTAATGTTTATACAGATATTCAAACTAGTATAGTTGAAACTCTTTGTTTAAGTTGTATAAAACTTAGATCAAAAACTTCCCGGAATTTTACTTTTGAAACAGCAAATGGTAAGCCACACCCAGATTTTGTTTTGGAGAATTTAACCAAAGGGCCTGTTTTTTTACATTATAGTGAAAGAGCTTGCCCCGCATGTGATGTTATGTACCCTGTTATAAAACAGTTTCTTAATGTCGAGTTTCAAAAAGAAAAATCTTACTTTACTTTGACAAGTTTTGAAAATTCAACGGTTGTGTATATATATATTTATCTAGATGATAGCAGTACTCCAAAGGAGTGGTTAGATTCTTTTAGAATTTATGATAATGAGCACATAAAGGGTTTGCCTATGTTCACAATAATAACCCTAGAGTATGAGCATGGTGGTGAAATAAAACCTTATTATACCACTTTGTCTGGTACGTTTTTAGATACTAATGAGGAAAGAATTGACTTGTTAACCAAGTTAATGCAAGAAAGTTTTGAGTTATATAACAAAAACAGAGCTGGTTATCCAGACTACAACTAAGAAAAATTTAAGGAAACAAATAAATTTTTTTTTTTGATTATATTTCGTTGTTTTTTATTTTTTGTCTGAGTATATCAAACTGTTTTCTTGTGAGTGTGCAGGTGTTGTTTTTTTCACCAATTATCACTTTATTGTCTCGAATGTCTACAACTGGGCATTTTGGTGGGTTGCATACTCCATCTTCACAAAGTACTATTTTCATTTTTTTGCCTCCATTTAACAAATGTTAAGTAAGTATCTTTTGCTGTTTTATATATCTTTTGTATATATAGGTGCTGCTGTTTACAAACCTATTAGATATCGTAGTATTGGAAACATGTTTGGGAATCTATCTAGTATCCTATTTATGAGTGAGATTCTTGTTCTTGGTACTGTTACTTCTAGTGTTCCCCAACCACTTTGTAGGTCATAGGTGTCTTTTGCTTTGCAGTTAATTGTATATGTTCCTTTCTTTGTAAACGTATGTTTAACAGCTACTGTTCCTCCTGATGCATTTGGTCCTATCCACCCTGTGTTTGAGTTGTCTCCCCAGTCTATGTAGTAGTATACATTATCGCCATCCGGATCAGTTGTTACAAAATTGTATTCTATTTCGACCCCTGGTTTTACTTTTGTGGGACCTGTTATCGTAGGAGCAGATGGTGGTTCATCTTGTAAAATTTCTATTACTAAAGGATTTGACCAACCACTTTCTTGATTGTAGGAATCTTTTGCCTTTGCTGTTATACTATAGGTACCTGCTGTAGTATAAGTTTTTGAAATTATTGCAGTTGAACCAGAAGTATATGGTCCTTTCCAACCACTGTTACTTCCATCTCCCCAATTTACATAGTAATAAACATCGTTGTTCTCTGGATCTGTTGATACAAATTCAAAATTGTATTCTCCACCTGTAACTCCAGTTGTTGGGCCACTAATTGTTGGAGCATTTGGTGGTGAACCAGCACCTAAATCAACTGTTACACAATCATCAACATAGTATGCATTAAATGGATTACCTGAAGGAGGATTTGAGTATCCTTGGTGCCATTCATCATTTTCTACTGCAGCTATTATCATCATGTTATCTTTTGTAATAGAAGGATAACCATGAGAACTACCTATCCAATTCATGGTGTTACTCCAAGTATCACCTGCAGGTATTGAAATAGCTTGGTTAAAAGCGAAATCTAAAAAAGCATGTGTGTACAATGCACCACTTGTATCATACCAACCCATGCTGGAGACTTTTTCAGTAATATATACCCTTATTGTTCCTCCATAAGTTGTAGCTTCATTGTTAACAATAGAACAGGATATTTGCATCTCTGTTCCACCAAGCCAAGTAACATCAAGAGTAATATCAACATCTTTAACAGCTCTTGCAACACATTGGTTTATACTAGTTGTGTAAGCTGCTTTTGCACCAGCTACACTACCTGCTCCTACATTTACTTTATAACCACCATCCCACCAGACTGTAGGGTAACCCCATAAGTTAAAATGACTTATTGCATATGAATAAGCAACAGAATTTTTATCACAAACTAATGAAACATAATTAAAATCTAATTGTCCTTCAGCATACAATTCTTTTAATGCACCATGAGCATATTTACAATAACCACACCATGTTGCAGTACCATACTCGCCTAATGCAGTATGAGTCCCTCTTTTTGTAGAATTTTCTTTAGTTATTTCAACTTTAACATTTTCTTGAGATATTTGAAAAGCACCAGCACCTAGTCCACTAAGGACCAAAAGTCCTACCAATAAAATTGGTACAATTTTTCTCATTTTTTTTTCTCCCCTTTCCAAATTTATTTTAAAAAACATTAACATTGGTTAACTCTTAAATATTTCGTTACGAGATACTCAAAGGTTAATCATTGGTTCTCCCTATTACAGCTAATATGTTAAAATTAATCATATCTTAGACGAGGAAGTAGCCCATCAACAAATAATTTCTAATACACGAATATACCTAAACATTGTTTGCCTTGTTTATACGTACTGTTTTATTTCAAATTTTGATCTATCAACCTTTGATATAATACGTGGTCCTTTTTTATTCACTCTTTTTACCTCTTTTATGTCTATCTCAACTTCTTCACCGAGCTTTTCATGATAACCCTTCTTTATCACCGAGAATATTTCATCAATTGATGGCTCTACATCCCTTAGATTCTTGTCAAATACTAGTTTAATCTCAATTTTTTTCTGACTGTGTTGTATTATTTTTGTTTCCTTGATTTTGTTGGTTTTTAAACCATATAAAACCCTACCATAGATCTCTGTTTGTGATGATGGAGTTAACACCCGTCCACCTGTGAAATAAAGAGATAGGTCATCTCGTCCATAGATTTTATCTATGAGCTCACCAACTAAACCACAGTCACATTTCTCGTACAGTGGTGCAACAATATCATTAATTGCATCGTAACGTATTATAGGGGTTCCTCCGCCATATAGTTTTGTGACAATGAGTTTTCCTGGTTCTTTTGATTCTACTGGTTCGCCGTTTTTCAAAAACTCAGGGTAGACAAGGTCAGACATCACATGGTAACGTCCATGATTACATTGAAATGCGATTGTTCCAGATTCTGTTGCACCGTAAACTTCGAACACTTTTGCTTTGAAGTTTTCTTCTAGGAGTTTTCTTAGAGGTGGTGTTAGAACAGATCCTATTGTAGCTATATGGTGTGGGTTTATGTTATCTCCGTAACCTTTTTCTTTCAGCAATGCTAGATGGCTGAGCATGCCAACATATCCGCCTATGAAATCTGGCTTAAAATTGTCCACTTCTTTTATCACGTTTTTTGGTTCATCATTTGTGTTTAACCATTGCATGTTTTTAAAAAAATATTTGTTGTTTATGTTTGTTAGTAACCCCCTTTTTATGTAACTTGTTCCGATTGTGTGTGGTGCGAAATCCGCTATTATCGTAAGCCTGTCTTTTCTCCAGTTAATTCTATGATTCTTAAGGGTTCTAATGTACCAGAAAAGCCATAGTATCGCATCGTATCTATCACCATATATCGATAGTGATTTTCCTGTTGTACCAGATGTTGTTATCTCGATTAGTTTGTCTTTTTTTGTTGTCTGTGGTATAATTCCATTTGGGTAGTAATTTTTGATATCATTTTTGGAGATTATTGGCAGTTTTTTGATGTCCTCTATTTTTTTGATATCACTTGGATGAATACCATGTTTTTTGTATTTATCATGATATAATGGTACTGTGTATGCGTATTTGACTATACTTTTGAGGCACTTGTCCCGGTATTTTTTTAATGCTTTTTCATCTAGTTTATCGAGTCTATTTATACCAAATATATAACTTTTTAGTATTTTCATGAGGAACAAGGGGTTGTAGAACTGGTTCATATTTTATCAATTCTTCTTTTGGATTAACTTAATATGTGTATCGTATATTAGAGCTTTTACAATGAATATCCTTATTGTTGAGAATGTATCAATGGGTAAAACCGGATACGGTTTTTTTGATAAAAAACTGCTTACTATGTTTTCTGTTCTCCCAACTTTATATGCCCGTCATTTTGAGGCTATTACACCTAAAAAATATAATGTTGAGGTTGTCAATGAACGTTATAATAAAATTGATTTTGATAACCCGTATGATATTGTTCATATTAACTACACGACCTCTAACGCTTTTAGAGCATATGAGATAGCTGATAGTTTTAGACAAAAAGGTGTTACTGTTGTGCTCAGTGGTATGCACGCATCTGCGTTACCTGATGAGGCGAAGAAGCATGCTGATAGCGTTCTACTTGGTTATGGTGAGCTTAGCTGGCTGAAACTTTTGGAGGATTTTAGCAGAGGTGAGCTGAAACCTTTTTATCAACCTGTTAAATATGATGATACTATCAGACTTCCACCAACAGATATTAAACTTCCAGGTTTTGTTTTATCTGGTGCAGTTGAGGCAACAAGAGGCTGCCCATATAAGTGTGCTTTTTGCCGCGAGGGTAATATCACTGGTAGTTCACAGTTTTATAAGAGACCGGTTGATGATGTTATGTTAGAGATAAAAAATATGCCCCAGAAGTTTTTCACTTTTTATGATAACTCTCTCACTATAGATCCTGATTACACGAAATCTTTGTTCACTAAAATAAGTGGTTTGCATAAAAAATTCTCTTGCAATGGCAACGTCGATGTATTAGCAAATGACAAAGAACTGGTTAGACTTTCTAAGGAAGCAGGTTGTGTGTCTTGGCTTATTGGTTTTGAATCTGTTTCTCAGAAAACACTTGATGAAGTCGGTAAAAGAACAAATAAAGTCAAAAACTATAAACAAGCTGTTAAAAACATTCATGACAACGGCATGGTTGCTATTGGTTGTTTTGTTTTTGGTTTTGATACTGATACAAAAGATGTTTTTGATAGCACTCTAAAATTCATTAAGGATCTAAAAATCGATATCGTTGATTTCCTTGTCTTAACACCTTTCCCCGGTACACCTCTTTTTGAATGTTATGAGAAGGAAGGACGTATTCTTACTAGAGACTGGTCTAAATATAATATGAGAGATGTTGTTTTCAAACCAAAAAATATGACACACGAAGAGTTGCTTGCTGGTGTCAGAAAACTGTATACTGATTTTTATTCAACTGGTCATGCTATGCGTAGGGTTTTGAATGGTTTAAACTTGGGTTTATATCCATTTTTCTTGATTATGGAGAGGAATATTAGTGCCAGTATGAATAAAAGGATGCTAAGTTTTTCAGCTGATAGCATGGGTTTTATTAAGGGTTAATTTTGTTTTGGGGTGGTTGATGATAGGATTTGAGAAAAAGGGTATGTTGGCACCTTTTACTATTTTGACTTCAATTTTTACTGGTGTATGTTTCCCGCTTTTGGGTTCTTTCGTTGCACTTGATCTCGGTGTTGTCCAAAGTTTATACCTTGAGGGAGTTGTTTTGGTTGTTCTCGGTGGTTTTTTTGCTCAATGGATTTTTGCTCATACAATACATGATATTTATCATATGAAGATAGATGAGAGGATAACGTTTTCTAAGAAAACTTTGAAGATATTGTTTGTTTTTTCTCTTGTTGTTTTACTCCTGATAGCTGTTTATCTTACATGGCAGCGTGGTTGGCCAGTTTTTGTGTTTTCTATTATTGGTGCTGTAGTTAGTATGTACGCTGAGGGGTTGTTGCATCATGAGTCCCAGATGGCTTTTGGTGCTATGTTTTTAGTTATCGGTAGTTTTTATGTTCAGGCTGGTACGCTCTATCTCGATTATATGATATGGGTTCAGGTGCTTTGTATGGCTGTTTTTGCTTTTTTGTCTCAATATGGTTGGCTTCTTTTTTACAGGTTGGATGATTATGGGTATGATCAGGGTAAAAAGAATAAGAGTATCTTGGTTGCTAAATCAGCGCTTATTTTTCTTATACTTTATCTAATATTATAGAACTAAATTGTTTTTCCGGTAGGTGTTATACCAAGGAATTTTAACCCGTCTCTTATGTCTGAAAAAAATAATGATAAATAGGATTGTATGAATCCCATGTCATCGTTTTTTAATGATTTTTTTAGTAATTTCAGAATGAATGTTGGTCTCCTATAGTATTCTGAGCGTGCTCTTTTGCAGTATCTGAGAATTTCTTCTTCTGTTAGCGTACCTAATCCTTTTTTTGAATCTGCTTGGACTAGATAGTTGTTTTCAGTTATTTTTCCTTCTTTTACTGCGTTATACCATAGCTCCGATCCAGCCATATATTTTAATGTTACAAATGAAACTGAATCCAATGGTAGTTTTTTTGCAAATTTTATTGTTTTTTCGAAATGTTGTCTAGTTTCAAATGGCGCTCCAAGTATGAATGAGCCCATGTTGAAGAAACCAAGTTTATGGCTTAGGTTTACAGCTTTTTGGATTCTATCTACTGTTATTTTTTTATTATAGAAATCAAGTACATTTTGGTTGCCTGATTCCAAACCATACTGTATATGGGTTACTCCTGCTTTCTTCATTTTTTTGAATAACATTTCGTCTGCTGCGTCTACGCGTGCTGCTGTGATTATAAATTTTAGGTCTAGTTTTTGTTTGATTATTTCATCGAATAATTCATGCACCTGTTTTTTATTTGATAAAAAACTGTCATCCATTATTGCTACATATCTGTATTTTTCTTCTTTTATCTCTTTTAGTTCTTCTATTATATTTTTTGTTGATCTTGTCCTATATTTTTTCATGCTAACTGAGTTTCTTGAGCAAAATCGACATCTGTAGGGGCATCCCCTGCTGGTTATTAGTGAGGTGAATTCCCCGTTTTTTATTTTCGGGTTGTACTGGTTACCATAGTTGTATTTGTTTGCCAGATGTCGCGCTGGAAAATGTATTTCATCTAAGTTTTCTACTAACTTTAGTGGTCCTCCTTTTTTCATCTGGTTTTTTTCTCTGTAGTATATTCCTGGTATATCTGAAAAATTATTCTCCTCTCTGATTGCTTTTTTGATATCGTTGATTACTAATTCTCCATCACCTTGTATACTTATATCTGCTTGTGTTTCTTCTAATGCTTTTTCTGGGAAAAGTGTACAATGTGGTCCTCCTATTATGACTTTGATCCTTGGTTTTGTTTTTCTTATTGTTTTGATTATTTTTGTTACA is a genomic window of Candidatus Thermoplasmatota archaeon containing:
- a CDS encoding radical SAM protein; amino-acid sequence: MNILIVENVSMGKTGYGFFDKKLLTMFSVLPTLYARHFEAITPKKYNVEVVNERYNKIDFDNPYDIVHINYTTSNAFRAYEIADSFRQKGVTVVLSGMHASALPDEAKKHADSVLLGYGELSWLKLLEDFSRGELKPFYQPVKYDDTIRLPPTDIKLPGFVLSGAVEATRGCPYKCAFCREGNITGSSQFYKRPVDDVMLEIKNMPQKFFTFYDNSLTIDPDYTKSLFTKISGLHKKFSCNGNVDVLANDKELVRLSKEAGCVSWLIGFESVSQKTLDEVGKRTNKVKNYKQAVKNIHDNGMVAIGCFVFGFDTDTKDVFDSTLKFIKDLKIDIVDFLVLTPFPGTPLFECYEKEGRILTRDWSKYNMRDVVFKPKNMTHEELLAGVRKLYTDFYSTGHAMRRVLNGLNLGLYPFFLIMERNISASMNKRMLSFSADSMGFIKG
- a CDS encoding radical SAM protein is translated as MYPQSSYSYVDTGKKDNTFRGLAPPLGLLYIARVLEEDGDKVTLFDFSAENFEEQKIIKAMKKTDIVGITVLSFSLENVTKIIKTIRKTKPRIKVIIGGPHCTLFPEKALEETQADISIQGDGELVINDIKKAIREENNFSDIPGIYYREKNQMKKGGPLKLVENLDEIHFPARHLANKYNYGNQYNPKIKNGEFTSLITSRGCPYRCRFCSRNSVSMKKYRTRSTKNIIEELKEIKEEKYRYVAIMDDSFLSNKKQVHELFDEIIKQKLDLKFIITAARVDAADEMLFKKMKKAGVTHIQYGLESGNQNVLDFYNKKITVDRIQKAVNLSHKLGFFNMGSFILGAPFETRQHFEKTIKFAKKLPLDSVSFVTLKYMAGSELWYNAVKEGKITENNYLVQADSKKGLGTLTEEEILRYCKRARSEYYRRPTFILKLLKKSLKNDDMGFIQSYLSLFFSDIRDGLKFLGITPTGKTI